DNA from Zonotrichia leucophrys gambelii isolate GWCS_2022_RI chromosome 5, RI_Zleu_2.0, whole genome shotgun sequence:
atattattttgtttcattcttttccttctctgactTTTGCTTGCTAGATACATGTTCTCTCAGTATCAAAATTAGTTCATCTCCCATGTTCTCTCCCATGTTGAttctaaatatttcagaaaatgacCAGGAAATGTAACATTCAAAATCACAGACTGGTATCTATGTTAGCTATCATTAATGGCAATAATGTAAAGGATCTCATTTCAGTTTCATGTGAATACAAACATGAACAGATTTGATGCCACAGGTGGATGCCACCTCAATTTTATAGTCTAACTCTAAAGTCAGTGTCCAAAagaatgtaaattatttttattatttttttattattattattattacttttatttacaATTACCTAAATGAATTGGCCATTGTAATATAATTGCTACAGTATTTAATTAAATAGTTCGTGTATTGCATGGACTGAGAATGCAGGCTTTGTAGAAGCATTCTAAATTACTATTCAATAAAATGTTTCTGGAGAAGCAGCATAGCCCTCAAGTTGGAGTTACCTAATTGAGCAGCCTGAATGAGCTGGGACAGTGACTCAGCCCAAAATTCCGTGCTGCAGTCATCACAAGTTCAGTCTGTGTCACGGCTCAAGGGACACACCTCAGGTGAACAAGGCTGCTGTTTCCGTCTGTATCTCGCAATTCTAACACTGGCTTGGATGGGGTGAATCCTTCCTGTCCTTGGATCAGCAAGCTCAGCACGTTGCCTTgatcctgcagcccagcccttcccGAGAGCCGCTGAAACCAACAGCAGAGGtaccaggagcaggagctgggagcagggactgggagcacagccggctgcagctcctctgcagggatgctgccGCAGCcccgcacacacacacacaccctctCACTGCTGGTTTTCACCATGAAAAccttaaaacattttctggaaaTGACGGATCTTTCCCAAAGGGCCTCAAAACACAGTCATGAAGAAGCTATTGCAGCAGTTATTCTTTCCTCGGCAAGAAAAAGCATAGCAGGAAGCAAAATATCTAGTCCTTCAATCAGAAGAgcaaatcagcacaaaaatccaGAGGATATCTCATTTTTAGGGACATGGACATAATCAGTTAAAAAGATTGTGACAACAAGACGAGGAGCAATCAAACACAAACTGCAAACATCAAGGAAGCAAACATGCTAAATCTCTCTTTATAATTGGAGGTTAAATATGATTTATAAATCAAGTCAACATATGGGATCCCAAGGGAAGAGCAAACAAATTTTCCAagtaaaacagcagcagcaggcgtGAAATGGAAATATCATTTAGGAAAAAGGCATTACTAAATTATCTAAGTaataaaactggaggttttttaggttttaaaaTCGATAAACTTAAGTAATATTTTTGTATAAATTGTAATTACTAAATTAGAGCTAAATTCTGAAGCTGCAATTCAGTGCTACAGGATCAACAGGAAAAATGACGTTACCACAAATCAATTCAGATCAGTGTTCCACTAAAATTAATGTGCCTACACAGGTCAGTCACAATTACCTACAGAAGGGTTGCAAAAGTGAACACTGAGTAAATTTCTCCAGTTTATGATAATGGGttttattagaaatatttttaagaaaaaatgagaaaaaattgcTAAGGTGTATCTGAATAAGTTAGCCAAAGTTAATCCTGCAAATCATGGTTTGCTTTTTACAGTGCTGGAAAATAttcttacaaaaatattttcatattagACTAAATATCCATATTCTTAGATTAATTAACTTATTGAACATATTCCTTAATTTCACTGCAATCAGCTTAAAATGAGACTCTGAAAAATTAGTACAAGgacattaaataattttgatgtTCAAAAAAACTTAGAAGAGGCAATATTTTGTATGTAAGATATTAAATTGTcataatattataaaatatagtATTTGCCTTTGTTTTCAAGAAAGAATGAACAGTGATAATGCATTGGAATGgagaagcttttaaaaataacacatGGGCGAGGGGCTTACATAGCTGCTCTGTTGTTCAGCTGAACTGAGTTGATTTCCAGAAGACTGTGATTTGAAAAAGAGACCTTTCAAGAATGGAGAATTACACTATTTCTCTTTCACTGTAAGTTGAGCAAAGTAATGCTGGTGTTCTAGTTGAAGTCACAATTAAAACAGACTTATTCTTAGAGCTGAAGTGCTCTAATATTTCAAACAGAGTTAGCTACCCAATCCTTTACATTATCTCTTTAAAAGATGCCATTTTCTTTGCAGCTATTTCTCCCATTGTTAAATTCAATTCATAACAATGTACTGCATAAGAAAATCACACTACTTCCTTCTAAAATAAAGTTTAGTCCTTTCATAATGAGCAGATCCCATTCCCCGTGTTTAATGTGCTTTTTTATTAACTTAAGGTTGTTTCCTTTACCTAAAGCCATCCCCAGCTGCAGTGAATAACACAGAAACCAGATAATATCAACTGAGTGTTTTAACTATAGTTGGGACACTCATCAAGATCACTCTAAATGATATTTTCTTATCCAATTTTAAATCTCAGCCTCTTCAGGGAAATAAAATCCCAGTTTTGGAAATAGTAATAGTAACTTGAATTTACACACCATCACCAATCCTTTCCTGAAGGAGCCAGGggcattttttgtcttttccaaagcaaactacagcagaaacaaaagaaaaggaaaaaaaatggggtgggggggggaagacgggtggaaggaaaaaaggaaaaaaacaccactCATTCTCTGACACCGAGTAATCTACTACAAAAAcaacagaggaaaagagagaggaggaaaaggcatGGTGGATAAAGGCAGACAGAGGCTGCTGTAAAACCTCAGCACATTCTGAGGGAAAAGCAGGCAGCAAGAGCTTCCAGTGCTTGTTCAGAAGTGCAGTTGGCTTAGACAGCTTTCACGGTGAAGTGAGATCCACCACGGCCACCAAGCACACACATAACATGTCCACCAAGCACACACATAACATGTCCACCTAAACATCCCAGTGTAGATTATAGTTCAAGGTCTACACTGTTGCTGAATGGTTGCTTCCCTTTCCTACGCCAGGTTTAGAAGGATGATATAAATCAAAGTCACTGCCTTTCCAGTGAAGATGCTGGATCTTGGGGTATGTTCTACTATTTAGCAAACTTCACAACCAGATTATTTTAAAGTGGAGTGAAAACAAATTCTGGTTGCTTTAAGCACAAAGCCTGCTTCTGATGACAAAAGCACAACTCAAGTTTGTCCTTAGACAGATATACTGGGCTTATGAGGACAATaggaaagcacaggaaaaacaatcGTGTCATATAAGCAAACTCCTTTGAGTTGGAATTAACAACAGATTCCCATCGTTTTAGAACAGATTTGCACAATAATTCCCCTTTGGTATTTTGGCAAAATCTGGAATTGGGCAGGGCACACATGGACTCTAAACAAGCAAATACACTGGAAGAAATAAACATTTGTTCTTTTCTATGCCGTTGGTTAACACCATACTGTCTTACTGAAAGGTTCTATGAAAAATGCCTTCTTAATATTATATACTTAGCAATATATTGTAATTTCAATATGCTGTTATTTAAATGAAACTGGAGGAGGAGACTTATGGACACAGACCTTCAAAGGGATTCTAGATGTCTAGAAACTAGGCAAATATGGGGTCAAACTGGTAAAGTCTTCACCTTGTTCTCTTCATGGACAGCCAAAACAGCAGTCTCCTGTGTCTAGCAAATCTCTGCTTCTGCAGTTACTGGGAAGATGGTACACTAAGAAGGGTGAACCCATAACCCATCAATTGTTAAATGCCCACAGTTGTTACGACTGGTTGTCTAGGCAATTCCTAAAAGCTGATAAATTGCCACAACAGACAAATTCAAACACACTATACAGTCTTTATATACTTGCCAATCTACTGCAAGAACCAAGACTGAACAGGTCAAATCACATCTAATacccctgctcctggcactgttCTTCCTTGCTGTGACAAGTATCTCCCATCACTCCCACCTTACAGTCCCTGATCATGTTTGTCATGGCAGACCTCCTGGTGGGTTGGGGTCCTTTGAGCAGAAGGTGCTTAGAGTGCAGTTTGAGTGTCATCATACCATTCACTCACCTCTCTGACTTTCTTTATTAGTTTCATCCGGGTGGAGTGCCCTGAAGCCATGTGGGTTGGTGGACAGGGCACTGTGTTTTGGCCGTGGAAGCAGGTGGCCAGTAAGAGGCAGGTCTCACAAATGGGGTTCGAATTGGGTGCCATCCAGATCACCTGGGGAGGAATCGGGTGCATGTAGTGGGATCAGCTCATGCCCCTCACCCACAACATGCAATGACAAGGACCTTGAGCAAGCTGTCTTAGTGGCAATGCTTTGATAGCAGGCCTGGTCTGGAGATCCTAGTGAGAGTGACACAGAACCAGACGGCCTCCAAGCCAAGGTCTGAACCCCTGCACCAGACTCTGCTAACAATGCTGCTGGCTACTATGgcaagaaagcaaataaacacCTCTCCTTCACAGCTTCACCGCCCTGCTGCCTGAGTATGACTGAAGAGTAGTATGTCCAGACCTTTGTCATTGATGGATTTTGCACAGACCCATAGCAGGAATCCAACTGCCTGGATCCCAAGATGCCAAATAAGTAAATttactaattattttttttcagtaaatcaTGTGTGTAGGAGGACTATGCAATTGGCCATAATGTTTAAGCTTCATGTTGATGTTCTCCCCAAGTTACCCTATGTTGTGGTTTCTAAGCACCGCAGATGCAGTTGCAGATGCATGGGCACCAAATATACTTTTTTCAGTGTTCATCTATAAATGAAACATCAGGAACTAAATGTCTACATTATCTACATTTTCTGTGCAAGTCATTGTCCAGAGTTGCACCTACATTTGCAGTCATTTGCCCTGACATGGAGCCTTCCCTTGATGCGCTTGCAGCACACGGAGCTCACGGCCCCGGTCAGAATGCAGCCGAGGGACAGGGAGTGATATCCCAGCAATGCCAAAATCTGAATCTCCTAACAGCTGAGGAAGTTCAGCTGAGACAGACCTGAGGTAGCTGCTGCTTAGGGGTTTGGCCAGCGTGTCAGAGGAAGACTTCACTCAAACTATGTTGACAAACCCCTCTGAATTAGAAGGAGtgttttctgcagctccagTAGGTTTGGGATGAGGCCTCCAAACAGCACACCTTTTCCAGGAGGGAGCTTGCCCTTAGAGCCCCCAATTACAAGCTTTTTGCCATTAATGAGTATCTGCTCCCTTTGGCAATATGTACATCTGCTTCCTGCAATGCACACAGAAAGtcattctgaaaagaaattatttccaagCTATTTGCCTCTCAGCAAATCATACAGACATATGCCAGGTCTTCTTCATTTTCATACATGTGTAATTACAGATCGCAACTCTTTTTCGCTTTGAGCATCCATTATGTTAGTCCAGCAAGTCACAAGCATCAGATGTCTGAGGtctgcattttaaatacagTACGTGTTTATTAAGCGTTTTGATTTCAAATGCAGGTTAAAAATGTGTTCATATTGCAGTCATTTCAGCTATTTTCTCTTAACGCAGTAGTCAGTATAAGCTGTgcaatgcaaaagaaaatactcAGAATATTCATCCTTTGTAACAATAGCATAATTACTTGTAGAAGCACCTGAATACCACACTGAATGTGCCTCCCTGCGTAAATAATGCAATATAACTGAGCTCCGTATGAAATGTGTATGACACAACACTGTCAAACTCTtggaaaaatctattttccttttcagtttctCTGATTCACAGTCACCCTGTTTGAAAGCCATATGACAAACCTGTGAGTGTGATACACCAGGGAAATTATGCAACTGCTTACGTATAAATGACAACCTGGGACATCGTGTAATTAAAACTGAATAGAAACTTGACATGGTATCTTTTGGTTTCCTGTGGAATGTTTTGTACAAAATCACAGTCTGCCAGGCTGAGCTTTCAACTCCCAAAACCCAAATATGAACAGCATTGCAAACAAAAGCCCCAGGAAATCGATAatacataaaatgaaaaatgttctaCATCCAGAGGTCCAGTTTCATGTTAAACTAGTGTGACTGCATATTGTCAAGACAAAAATGTGAAGTCTTCCTGCCTTTTTAGTGGGTGAGCTCCCACTGATGTGTGGGACAAGGGCTGAAATGTAGCCATTGGAATCGATTGGAGAGGTCAACCTTGGCTGCTGCCTGACAAGTCTAGGTTGTCAATAAGAGTTTTGCCTACAGAAAGGCTACAGTATCCCATGTCTTAAAACAAATgtatattgtttaaaaaaagtgaTCAAACAAATTTATTGTAAAAGTACACAATAAGTTGTTCTTTGGTCTCAATTTTGCTGGTCTTTCTCACACAGAGGGATTTCCTGGGGGATTTCTTGAGAAGCAAAAAACTATCTTCCATGATTAAGGCTAAGGGACTTGCCTAGGAATTATGGAGCTATTTTCAAGCTTTGGACAGGTGAACTTTGGATGTTGGTGGTGCTTAAACACATAGATGAAATTTGttggaaaatgcagaattagCCATCACTCACACAGAATTCAATATTAATGTGCTTCAGAGcacatttcctctgctcttgTGGTGAAATTGGGAAGCTTAAGCTAAACATCCACACTTGATTCCCTCCTTTTGTAGGAACCTCTGATTTTGATAATACAGACATAAAACTGGAACATCACAGAACGATCACTTCTCTTCTCTGGGGGAAATCTGATGTCTGCCTCCTTAAGACCCTTAAGAGTCTTTGTAACAAGCTTTGCCCAAAAGAGATAAGGAAATAGCAATTACCCCAAAGTACAATGACAGAGCCTATTTCACCACAGTCCTTCTGGCATATTAAGTATCTCTGAgactttcccattttcccaccacTCCAGATACCCCCTTGCTAGATTCACAAATGAACCAACATTGTCTCATATCTCCCGCTCATCTCTTTACACCCAAAACCATTCACACTGCAAGACACCATGGATCCCATGATGTCAGAGAATTTCGTAAGGCTTTACTGTCACAGGCTGTCACTCCAGACTCAGTACACTTCAGCGAAAAGACAGTAAGGCAGCACTATTTGCAGCAGGAATTTGGTTCATAAGCTTCACTTCACACTGTctggaataaatattttgggaaaaggaatgTGGCAAAAAACTGCAAATAATCACGTTTTCCCATCCTTATTCAGCatgatttttttaacatattctTAATTAGCAAGTTAGTGAACTTGTGACAGACAAAGCAATTGATGCACATTCAAATTAATTCTCTGGATAGCAATTCTGAATACTATATCAATAGACTGGTCTACATGTTAGAACTTTCCAAAGCCAAATTCTATTTACCTGTATTATTACAGGGAAGAAGCTGGGAAGAACCTCCTCTATATCTTCCTTTAGAGACCAGGGTTCTGAATATGGCTTTTCTGCCCTTTGAAACTCTCTGGACAATTTATTTGGATAAATGAATTCCATTTTATTAATAGCAATTTTCTCAAATTTTAAATAGCACGTATGCTTAAATAGCATTTATCAGGTGATCTTTCAGGTTGAACAGAACGTTTAAGTAAAACTGATATCGACAATGGAACAGTTATATattatgaaaatgaaatcataaatattgaaaaaagaaaaaaagaaaaggcaaaaaaatgtttccaagcCAGCATTGAAAATAACTCTGTTTATAAAACACTGTTTCTCAACACATCTGTAGAAGTAAACGAGATCCATCAGAGGCCATGGTTTACAGCCTATGAACAAGATCCTGTGAATATTTCAGCAGGACTGCATGCAGAAGGCCCAGCCTGGAACCTAAAACAATGAAGCCACAGTACAGCTGCTCTTACAGAGTAGTGACAAGCTATATCTACTATTTTTTAGCAAGACTGTTAATGCTTATTTTagtctttaaagaaaattgtaGAAGGAGTAGTAACTCTAAATCTAAGTCTAATTCTATCCTTAACCATATGGCTGCACTACAGCGCATATTATTTGTGTTATGAAATTAACATAATAATAATGGCATaatagaaaaacagaacaaatagGACAGCATTGAGGGTGGTGTATTGTTTAAAAGGCAATATATGTAATGAAGTAGCTGTTCACTATCGGCATCTACAAGTATTTCCCACTCTGCCCGCTCTTTGCGAGCGTTCCCACAGTTTGCACTCCGCATCTTGAATGTGAGAGTCTGATTCAGCTGCTCTCGCCACCAAACACGAGCTACGAAAGTCTCCTCTACATGGATCTAAAACCAGACACCGAACTCAAAACATACATCCAAAACCTCTGTCTTTGAGCAGGGAAAATGCTAAACAGCGATTGTGGGTTTTCTTCGACTTGGTTCTAAGTACAACAAATGCGTGGCCGGGAAGTCCGTGTGTCTGAGAGACCTCTGATGCATTTGGAAATGTTTCCATCACAcggaaaaaatattttcaaaacctGTGCTTTCCCAACGAGTAACAGTTGAGCCTTTTATAGCTTTTCTCCTGGCACGGGACATGATTAGCAAGCACAAAGATTTAGACAGAGATTTATTAAGTAACAGTTATATTGTGTTGTAATTAAAACGTAGGAAATTCGCCGTCTACTTAAGCGTTTAAAAATGCTTAATGTAGGAAGCAATTACATCTCATTTTCAAATTATTCCCCTGACTACGGAGCGCGCTGCGGACAGAGTACAGcggggcggaggcggcggctggccgggccggggcggggggcggcggcggcgggtcCCGAGCGGGccgggggcagccccgggcccggccgccaTCGCTGCGGCCCCGCCAGCCCTGCGCAACCCTCCGCAGCCCCGCGCAGCCCTGCGCCCGCCGGCAGCCAGGCGGGATGGGCCGCCAGGCCGGGGGAGGAAGCGGAGAGAGGAGCGAGGAGAGCCAGGCGTTTTCCCGCCCGTCCTTGCAAACCAAAACCGAAGAAAGTCCGGCACCGGCTGCAAACCGAGGACGGTAGCCCGAGGCCGAGCTCAGGAGCCCTGTGCATCACTGCCCGCCCCCCGCCTCTCTCTTTACCTGGCTGTACTTGGCCTCCTGCTCGAGGGAGCTCTTCTCCAGCCCGTTCACGGCGTGCTGGCTCGGCGGGTGGAAGCTGTTTCGGCCCAAGCTGCTCCATTCCTCCACCTTGGGGCTGGGGTAAGGCGAAGTGTCATTCactgctggaaaacaaaggagCGGGAGAGAGGGAGTTAGAGGCAGAGACCGGGATTCGGAGGTGGATACGGCTTTGCATCGGGATGGAGACGGCTCCCTCTCCCCATGGAAAGCACTCTGTGGGGCAGCGCTAAGGGGGAGCCGGACCCTCTCCCGCCACATCTCGCTGAAGCTCCCGGGAGCTCCTTGCGACGCTGATTCGTGGGCAGAAGGCAGTCAGCCCCCTCCGTGAAACCGGTGACAGAGATCAGCAGCCCAACTCAGAGCTGGCTGGCTCGCCCGGCCCCAGTCCCCGCACTGGCGGGACGGAGCTGCCGCACGGCATTTATCCGCCAGGAGCTCCTAAGGGGCATTTACGGCAGCCGCAGTGTGTGTGTTAGTGAGTCAGAGGAGAAACGACACCCCGTGTGACAAACAGACCTGACACGCCTGCAGATAAACTGGGCTCCAAACactttttggaagaaaaagaaaatgaaacataaaagtaaataaatattattttttaaatagggaaataaaaggaagaagataagaaagaggggaggaaaagaagTAACAGTCCTATTATTTACATGCTTATCAGCCGCGCCATGGGCATACCGGGATGATTTGTTGGCGGACAAATTCACGAACAGCCAAATTCCCGCACCGGGGagccaggggaggagcagggggagcccTGCCCGAACCCCGCGCCCGGAGCCGCCGTGGGAGGAGGCTTTCCTGCCCCGCCACCCCGCCCGGCCCCTCGCCGTGCCGGGCAAAGGCACAAATCTCAAGTTGTCTTAAGAAATTGAGCTCCCTCGGCGAGCGCCCTTTTCTGCTGATCTCACACTTTCCCATGAATAGGGGCTTCCTTTCCGTGTCAGCAAGGTCAGTTTACCCTATAAATCAAGGGCGAGCAGCCCCCATCTGCAGCATCGGCCGCTGCGCAGCCCCGAGCCTCTGCCGGGAAGGGGAGGGGGCGATTTCACACTGCAGAAAGATGTGGGCCGCTGCGGGGGCTGAGGGAGACGGGACACACACCGGGACACCCGGCAGCACCGTTAGAGGCCTGCCTGCCAATGTGGTGTTAATAAAGGAGGAACtcactaaaaaaattaaaaactaacaaaacaaacaaacaaaaaaaaaatcccacaacaaaacaacaacaacaacaaaaaaaaaccccaaccgtAAATTTCTCATGTGCTTGTAATGCACTCATTCTTTTTAATGTTCATTGCCAACACTGCCTCTAGATTGCCTCAGAGATTGCCAGGCGTGTATTTGTTAAAGTCGACTCAGAAACAAGCGCATCTGTTTGTGTCAGTGAGGACTAGAATGAAGTTTATATCGTGAAGGGCAAAGAAGAGCAAACTTGCAATTTTTTGCATGCATACATATAAAAAAACATGCTTGTGTGTTGCTTGGAAAAAATATCACCTTTCtgattaaataagaaaaaagttatTCTGCAATGCCTAAAGGAtcattttgcatttgaaatgctGGTAGAACTGGATTGTTACTGTTAAAAAGGCAGTGAAAACAGAGATCACAATTCCCACCTCACCACTAATACTGAGAGAAGACTGGGACACAGAGATCGCTGTAGGCAAAGGTTATTTTGGACTGTTGTTTTCAGTGACACTTTGAGCAACGCTTTCACTGTTAGTTCACTGGCAGAGACcgaaatggaaaaaatgtccCTTGCTAGCGAGCGGCTGGGAGACGCGACACAGTTTCCAGGCGGAGGAACCGAAAGAATGTGCAAGGGATAAAAGAGGCAAATCTTGGGCCTTTGGTTTTCCTAGACCACCGCTTCGGAGGAAAATACACCATCAGAATGAAAGCAATTAGATGACATTTGAACTTCCTGCCGAAGCAAATTTGGGCTGATTGCGAAAAGTACAGAAAATTGACTTCTCAGTAACGCCAAGGCAGCGCCCGTGACCGGAGTGCGGCAGCGAGCCTCGATCGGGACCGGGATCGGTACCGGGACCGGTACCGAGTGCGCGCTGGTGCCGTCGGACCCCGGGCCGGTCCCTCCAGCCAGCATCCCCACCTCCCGGGTCACAGAGGCTGAGGTGACGGCCCAAGTGTCCTGTTTGCAGGTCCGCCTGCAGCCCACCCAGGCCCTTCGTTCTGCCCACGTTCCGAGACGCGCTCCAGGGAGCTCAGCGCCCTGCCCGTGCCGGGGAATCGCCAGGGGTTTCCCGAATTAAACAGCGAAACCACCTTCCGACCCTCGGAGAGGAAAGAACCCGGGGACCGAACCCCTCCGGCCCTGTTTGGCTGCCTTTGTGGCCCCGGCTCCCCCCATTTCTCACCTTGGTCTGTGATGGACCGGATCCCCAGGATGTCCGTCACCGAGTGAGAGGACGGCCACGTCCTGGGCATGGCCATGGTGCTGGGGATCGCCGGCATCCCGGGAGGGGTGGACACcttggctcctgcagcagcaatggGGCTGGGGTAGGGGTAGATGTGGTTGTAggacagagcaggctgtgggggcGGCTGGTGCTGCTTGTAAGACTCGTAGTGACTCTGCTGAGACAGGTTCCCGATTTTGTTCCGGAGGATGCGGCTGATGGAGCTGACCGACGGCACGTTGTACTTGTCACACACGCCGTCGGCCAGCAGGCGATCCCGGATCTCCCAGGCGAAGATGCCCGGATCCCTTTGTTTGTAGGTCCGGATATGTTTTACCACCGTGGGGGTGGTGACCCGGGGCTTGCTGCCGCCGATAGCCCCCGGTAGGATGGAGCCAGTCTCGTTGTAGCGAGCCAGGATTTTGCTGACACAGCCGTGGGAAACGCGGAGCTGCCGGCTGATGTCGCACGGCCTGATACCCAGTTGCGCCAGTTCCACAATCCGCAGCCTGATGGCATTGGGCAGGGGTCTTCCGTTGACAAACACCCCCCCGAGCTGGTTCACTTCCCCGAAGGCAGGTTCTGCAAGCAAATGCACAAATACAGCCGTCGGACACGGCGGACGGCACAGAAAGGGGCgtctgagctgctcctcatcacaGACAGATGTCACAGACAGGGACCCCCCCTCCCCGGTCACTCCACGCACTTCTCTATAATAGCGGGATGACCCCGAGACTGAAGGAAgcaaggggaagggaggaagagaagtgagaggttaaaaaaatgggggaaaaaaaaaaaacgagagagaaagaaagaaaaaagaaaagacagaaagaaagataATCCGTTGCAACAAATGTCGGAGCTCTCCGGACTGTGCATCAAGCATATTCCCAAAAATAAGCACATTCCAGAGATGAAAAATGAGATCGCCCCAACAGACAAGTCAGCTTTATTGCCACAGGAAAAAGGAACGcgaagaaaacaaaaagaaaagaaaaacatcgTCTAAGACgtgggggagggggaggaaggaaaagtagTTGAGGAAATTCTTTTACATCTTGGGAGAGACGAGGGCAGCGCGGTGCTTCTGAGTCGGGACTAACTTTTTAAAGACCGTTCCTGGTGCTGTTAGCGCCTTTCGCTTAACAGCACGATTACACTGGGCTGTAAAACAAGCGTGTTAAAATGTTAACTGCTACGATCGGTGTCAGGAATAATATACAACGTGTCACGGGCTCCAGCCATCCGCTCGTCTGCGATCCTGCCTTGCACTAGCCTAATAACACTAATAACAAGCCGACTAGTCATTAGctcgctctctctctctcccctgctCCTGACCCTCAACATGTTCGTACAACTTGTAGGAACACGAGCAAAGTCAATAAGGGAGCCGCGGCGGTGGCAGATGAGTGCGCACGGGTGCTCCCCCTCTCTTGACAGCACTTGAACCCTCCTGCGGCTCCCGGCC
Protein-coding regions in this window:
- the PAX9 gene encoding paired box protein Pax-9 codes for the protein MEPAFGEVNQLGGVFVNGRPLPNAIRLRIVELAQLGIRPCDISRQLRVSHGCVSKILARYNETGSILPGAIGGSKPRVTTPTVVKHIRTYKQRDPGIFAWEIRDRLLADGVCDKYNVPSVSSISRILRNKIGNLSQQSHYESYKQHQPPPQPALSYNHIYPYPSPIAAAGAKVSTPPGMPAIPSTMAMPRTWPSSHSVTDILGIRSITDQVNDTSPYPSPKVEEWSSLGRNSFHPPSQHAVNGLEKSSLEQEAKYSQVIWMAPNSNPICETCLLLATCFHGQNTVPCPPTHMASGHSTRMKLIKKVREAPNGLPAVSSFVSAPAMPPYATPAQVSPYMTYSATPSSYMASHGWQHAGGTPLSPHSCDIPASLAFKGMQTAREGGHSVTASAL